One Saccharospirillaceae bacterium DNA segment encodes these proteins:
- the rnr gene encoding ribonuclease R, translating to MTKKSKPSKGAAAKGSNSTFKDPQAAIEAQRYDNPVASRDALLMLLEQQGHPMTHSDVCAALGETDEERVEALRRRLIAMSRDGQLISNRRNQFMPMSKADLVTGMVMGHRDGFGFVLRDGGDDVYLSNRQMGKVFHGDKVAVQILGLDRRGRPEGKVVEVLERNTQQIVGRYFDQAGVGVVQPDNKRVSHEILVPPAGRKKAEHGQFVVVQITQQPRPGALPMGEVIEVLGEHLAPGMEIDVAIRSHNIPADWPDEVVAEAEKLPEQVKAADKKNRVDLRHLPFVTIDGEDARDFDDAVFCEPNKKTGGWRLFVAIADVSHYVKVKSALDDHAYERGNSVYFPGFVVPMLPEKLSNGLCSLNPEVDRLVMVCEITISAAGKLSGYKFMEGLIHSHARLTYNKVWDMLQKPLTEDGKAWRKHYRPIVPHLENLYKLFKLLRKTREQRGAMDFDSVETRIVFDAERKIQEIVPTERNEAHMLIEECMLAANVCAADFFQRYNIPALFRVHKGPSQEKLENLYSFLGELGLSLHKGKEVSPQDYQALLKKIEDRPDSHLIQTVLLRSLSQAVYDPENEGHFGLAYKAYTHFTSPIRRYPDLLVHRGIRHVIRSEIECRHVRRVEDAKNMQKWRIYPYDTARMISLGEHCSITERRADDATRDVMDFLKCEYIRDHIGEEYEGVISAVTGFGLFVELKDVYVEGLVHISTLQNDYYQFDAVKHRLIGERTRRSFRLGDKLWVRVVDVDLDDRKIDFELTTAPMNKNRKGADLPTPTRLPRRRGAEGETEDLLPGKKGTGKKEPDNKPGSKPRRSQRDSFKKAQADKTSGRHAANDSDDDGKRSSKKPAAKKGTSKKPSKRQKLNAKKAGAATKAKTTKAKHSKKTARKTVKKK from the coding sequence ATGACGAAAAAGTCAAAACCTTCCAAGGGCGCTGCAGCCAAAGGCAGCAACAGCACGTTTAAAGATCCACAAGCCGCCATCGAAGCGCAACGCTACGATAATCCGGTTGCCAGCCGTGATGCACTGCTGATGCTGCTGGAACAGCAGGGTCATCCAATGACTCATTCTGATGTGTGTGCCGCACTGGGCGAAACCGATGAAGAGCGGGTTGAAGCCCTGCGTCGTCGTTTGATTGCGATGTCGCGTGACGGCCAGCTGATCTCCAACCGTCGCAATCAATTTATGCCGATGAGTAAAGCCGACCTGGTCACCGGTATGGTGATGGGTCATCGCGATGGCTTTGGGTTTGTGCTGCGCGACGGCGGCGACGATGTTTATCTCTCTAATCGCCAGATGGGCAAAGTATTCCATGGTGACAAAGTCGCGGTACAGATTTTAGGCCTGGATCGTCGCGGTCGCCCTGAAGGCAAAGTTGTTGAAGTACTGGAACGTAATACCCAGCAGATCGTAGGCCGTTACTTTGATCAGGCCGGTGTTGGCGTGGTTCAACCGGATAATAAACGCGTCAGCCATGAAATTCTGGTACCCCCTGCCGGCAGAAAGAAAGCCGAGCACGGCCAGTTTGTGGTGGTTCAGATCACCCAGCAACCTCGCCCTGGCGCATTACCCATGGGTGAAGTGATTGAAGTATTAGGCGAACATCTGGCACCGGGTATGGAAATTGATGTGGCCATTCGCAGCCATAATATTCCCGCTGACTGGCCCGATGAAGTTGTTGCCGAAGCTGAGAAGTTACCGGAGCAGGTAAAAGCTGCTGATAAGAAAAACCGCGTTGATTTACGTCACCTGCCGTTTGTCACCATTGATGGTGAAGACGCTCGTGACTTCGATGATGCGGTTTTTTGTGAACCGAACAAAAAGACCGGTGGCTGGCGTTTATTCGTTGCCATCGCGGATGTATCTCACTATGTAAAAGTGAAATCGGCCTTAGACGATCACGCCTACGAGCGTGGTAACTCGGTGTATTTTCCGGGCTTTGTTGTGCCCATGTTACCGGAGAAACTATCCAACGGTTTATGCTCGTTAAATCCGGAAGTGGATCGTCTGGTAATGGTGTGTGAAATCACCATTTCTGCCGCGGGTAAGTTATCCGGCTATAAATTTATGGAAGGTCTGATTCATTCCCACGCACGGTTAACGTACAACAAAGTGTGGGACATGCTGCAGAAGCCATTAACCGAAGATGGCAAAGCCTGGCGTAAACATTACCGTCCGATTGTTCCGCATTTAGAGAATCTTTATAAGCTGTTCAAGCTGTTGCGCAAAACCCGTGAACAGCGCGGCGCGATGGACTTTGATTCGGTGGAAACCCGTATCGTATTCGATGCCGAGCGCAAAATTCAGGAAATTGTGCCAACCGAACGCAACGAAGCCCATATGCTGATTGAAGAGTGTATGTTAGCGGCCAATGTGTGTGCGGCCGACTTTTTCCAGCGTTACAACATTCCGGCGTTGTTCCGGGTGCACAAAGGCCCGAGCCAGGAGAAGCTGGAAAATCTCTACAGCTTCCTGGGTGAGTTAGGTTTATCGCTGCATAAAGGCAAAGAAGTGTCGCCGCAGGATTATCAGGCGTTACTGAAGAAAATCGAAGACCGTCCGGATTCACATTTAATTCAGACGGTACTGCTGCGTTCATTGTCTCAAGCGGTTTACGACCCTGAAAACGAAGGGCACTTCGGTTTAGCCTATAAAGCCTACACGCACTTTACCTCACCAATTCGTCGTTACCCGGATTTACTGGTACACCGTGGTATTCGCCACGTGATTCGCAGCGAGATTGAATGTCGTCATGTTCGCCGTGTGGAAGACGCGAAGAACATGCAAAAGTGGCGTATTTATCCGTACGACACCGCGCGTATGATCAGCCTGGGTGAACACTGTTCTATTACTGAGCGCCGGGCTGATGATGCCACCCGCGATGTGATGGATTTCCTTAAGTGTGAATATATTCGTGACCACATCGGTGAAGAATATGAAGGTGTGATTTCTGCTGTTACCGGCTTTGGTTTGTTCGTCGAATTAAAAGACGTATATGTTGAAGGTCTGGTGCACATTTCCACCCTGCAAAACGACTATTACCAGTTTGATGCGGTGAAACATCGTCTAATCGGCGAACGTACCCGTCGCAGTTTCCGTCTGGGCGACAAACTTTGGGTTCGAGTGGTGGACGTTGACCTTGATGATCGCAAGATTGACTTCGAATTAACCACCGCCCCGATGAATAAAAATCGCAAAGGGGCCGACCTTCCGACACCCACACGTTTGCCGCGTCGTCGGGGTGCTGAAGGTGAAACGGAAGACCTTCTACCCGGTAAAAAAGGGACCGGTAAAAAAGAACCGGATAATAAGCCCGGTTCTAAACCACGGCGTTCCCAGCGCGATAGCTTTAAAAAAGCCCAGGCGGATAAAACCTCGGGCCGTCACGCCGCTAATGACTCGGATGATGATGGCAAGCGTTCTTCCAAAAAGCCTGCCGCTAAAAAAGGCACCAGCAAGAAGCCAAGCAAACGTCAGAAGCTGAATGCGAAAAAGGCAGGTGCTGCGACCAAGGCCAAAACGACCAAAGCGAAGCACAGTAAAAAAACGGCTCGTAAAACCGTTAAGAAGAAGTAA
- a CDS encoding peptidylprolyl isomerase, producing the protein MKIAKNTVVQLHYSLYDDQGNLIESTQSTGGDPVAYLQGHQNMIPGFENAVTGMEAGEQQSFTLEPKDAYGERKDGNEQRVPVKHLQGPNTTKKQKWRKGMVAWVETPQGTRQVTVVKVGHFMADVDTNHPLAGQALRFDVDIVNVRAATPEEIEHKHAHGVGGHQH; encoded by the coding sequence ATGAAAATCGCCAAAAACACAGTCGTTCAATTGCACTACAGCCTGTATGACGATCAGGGCAACCTGATTGAAAGTACCCAATCAACCGGTGGCGACCCGGTGGCCTATCTGCAGGGCCATCAAAATATGATTCCGGGTTTTGAAAACGCGGTTACTGGTATGGAGGCCGGTGAGCAACAAAGCTTCACCCTTGAGCCAAAAGACGCTTATGGTGAGCGTAAAGACGGCAACGAACAACGAGTGCCGGTTAAGCACCTGCAGGGACCGAACACCACCAAGAAACAAAAGTGGCGCAAAGGCATGGTTGCCTGGGTGGAAACCCCTCAGGGTACTCGCCAGGTCACTGTTGTAAAAGTGGGTCATTTTATGGCGGATGTGGATACGAACCATCCGCTGGCTGGCCAGGCGCTGCGCTTTGATGTGGATATTGTCAACGTACGTGCGGCAACACCGGAAGAAATTGAACACAAACACGCCCATGGTGTCGGCGGCCACCAGCATTAA
- the hslU gene encoding ATP-dependent protease ATPase subunit HslU gives MSQMTPREIVHELDRHIIGQNNAKRAVAIALRNRWRRMQLDADLRDEVTPKNILMIGPTGVGKTEIARRLAKLANAPFIKVEATKFTEVGYVGKDVESIIRDLVETGVKMLREQEMEKVSLRAEEAAEERILDALLPPARPATTSWDTTEEPKQEDSGTRQIFRKKLREGQLDDKEIEIDIAQAPNVGVEIMAPPGMEEMTSQLQNMFSNMGGDKKTKRKLKIADAKKQLRDEEAANLLNMDEVKAKAVDLVEQNGIVFLDEIDKVAKRQESGSGGDVSREGVQRDLLPLIEGCTVSTKYGMIKTDHILFVASGAFHLSKPSDLIPELQGRLPIRVELEALTPEDFERILTEPSASLTQQYVALMETEGLTISFADDAIKRLAHIAFEVNESTENIGARRLHTIMERLLEKISFDATDMSDAVVIDADYVNAQLGNLVQDQDLSQFIL, from the coding sequence ATGAGTCAAATGACCCCACGTGAGATTGTTCACGAATTAGATCGTCATATCATTGGCCAGAATAATGCCAAGCGCGCAGTGGCTATTGCGCTGCGTAACCGCTGGCGCCGTATGCAGCTGGATGCTGACCTGCGTGATGAAGTAACGCCAAAGAATATTCTGATGATTGGCCCAACCGGTGTCGGTAAAACCGAAATCGCCCGTCGGTTAGCCAAGCTCGCTAATGCGCCTTTTATTAAGGTGGAGGCCACCAAATTCACCGAAGTGGGTTACGTCGGTAAAGACGTTGAATCCATCATTCGTGACCTGGTTGAAACCGGCGTCAAAATGCTGCGTGAGCAGGAAATGGAAAAAGTATCGCTGCGCGCCGAAGAAGCCGCAGAAGAACGAATTCTTGATGCGCTATTGCCCCCGGCGCGGCCTGCCACGACCAGCTGGGATACCACCGAAGAACCAAAACAGGAAGATTCCGGAACCCGTCAGATTTTCCGTAAAAAGCTGCGCGAAGGTCAGTTGGATGATAAGGAAATTGAAATCGATATTGCTCAGGCACCGAATGTTGGCGTAGAGATTATGGCACCTCCCGGCATGGAGGAAATGACCAGCCAGCTGCAAAACATGTTCTCGAATATGGGTGGCGATAAGAAAACCAAACGTAAGTTAAAGATTGCCGATGCCAAGAAACAGTTGCGTGATGAAGAAGCCGCAAACCTGCTGAATATGGATGAGGTGAAAGCCAAAGCGGTTGATCTGGTTGAGCAAAACGGCATCGTCTTCCTGGATGAGATTGATAAAGTAGCCAAACGTCAGGAAAGTGGCTCTGGTGGTGATGTATCCCGCGAAGGGGTTCAGCGTGATTTGCTGCCGTTGATTGAGGGCTGCACCGTATCTACCAAATACGGCATGATCAAAACCGATCATATTCTGTTTGTGGCCTCAGGTGCGTTTCACCTGTCCAAACCGTCTGATCTGATTCCGGAATTACAGGGTCGTCTGCCAATTCGTGTTGAGTTGGAAGCACTCACACCGGAAGACTTTGAGCGCATCCTGACCGAACCAAGCGCATCATTAACGCAGCAATATGTTGCGCTAATGGAAACCGAAGGTCTGACGATTTCCTTCGCCGACGACGCCATTAAGCGCCTGGCTCACATCGCTTTCGAAGTGAACGAGAGCACAGAGAACATCGGCGCCCGCCGGCTGCACACGATTATGGAGCGGTTGTTAGAAAAGATTTCTTTCGACGCGACGGACATGTCGGACGCGGTCGTGATTGACGCTGATTACGTTAACGCACAGCTGGGGAATCTGGTGCAGGATCAGGATTTGAGTCAGTTTATTTTGTAA
- a CDS encoding DUF971 domain-containing protein, which produces MIPSSIKVRKASRSVELGYGDKIYQLSFEFLRVHSPSAEVRGHGVGNEVLQYGKKDVVLLSMEPAGNYALKLIFDDGHDSGLYDWKYLHHLCERHDELWAEYLNKLEQAGKQRESASINFKAL; this is translated from the coding sequence ATGATTCCTTCCTCCATCAAAGTACGTAAAGCCAGTCGCAGCGTCGAATTGGGGTACGGCGATAAGATTTACCAGCTCAGTTTTGAGTTTCTCAGGGTCCATTCGCCATCTGCCGAGGTGCGTGGTCATGGTGTGGGTAATGAGGTGCTGCAGTACGGCAAAAAAGACGTGGTGTTGCTGAGCATGGAACCGGCCGGTAACTACGCCCTCAAGCTGATATTTGATGATGGTCACGACTCCGGTCTGTACGATTGGAAGTATCTTCATCACCTGTGCGAACGTCACGACGAACTGTGGGCGGAATACCTGAATAAACTGGAACAGGCAGGTAAACAGCGTGAGTCTGCCAGCATCAATTTTAAAGCGCTGTAA
- a CDS encoding MBL fold metallo-hydrolase, with translation MSALSVAVVPVTAFAQNCTILMCNNTKQAAVIDPGGEVGRIKQQLEKMGATARKILLTHAHIDHAGGTAELARELDLTIEGPHEGDLFWIQSLPQQSAMFGFPAVESFTPDRWLNDGDEVEVGELTFRVIHAPGHTPGHVVFYNPQQKLAFVGDVLFNGSIGRTDFPRGNHAELVSSIRDKLFPLGDDIEFICGHGPNSTFGHERQHNPFVSDHRG, from the coding sequence ATGTCCGCTTTATCCGTGGCCGTTGTACCGGTAACTGCCTTCGCTCAGAATTGCACCATTCTGATGTGTAACAACACCAAACAAGCTGCCGTTATTGATCCCGGCGGCGAAGTCGGCCGTATTAAACAGCAGCTGGAAAAAATGGGGGCCACCGCCCGCAAAATTCTGTTAACCCATGCTCATATCGATCATGCCGGAGGCACCGCTGAACTGGCCAGGGAACTTGATCTGACCATCGAAGGCCCTCACGAGGGCGACTTGTTCTGGATTCAGAGCTTGCCGCAGCAGTCGGCGATGTTTGGCTTCCCGGCGGTGGAAAGCTTCACTCCAGATCGCTGGCTGAACGATGGTGATGAAGTCGAAGTCGGGGAGCTGACGTTCCGGGTCATCCATGCGCCGGGGCACACTCCCGGACACGTGGTGTTTTATAACCCGCAGCAAAAGCTGGCTTTTGTTGGTGATGTGTTGTTTAACGGCTCGATTGGCCGTACCGATTTTCCTCGGGGCAATCATGCTGAGCTGGTCAGCTCGATACGTGACAAGCTGTTTCCGCTGGGAGATGACATTGAGTTTATTTGTGGCCATGGCCCGAACTCGACCTTTGGCCATGAGCGCCAGCACAATCCGTTTGTATCTGACCACCGAGGCTAG
- a CDS encoding ATP-binding protein has protein sequence MFKIKYIKISGFWGEHTIETNFYNSVNVIIGRNGTGKTTFMSILHAVLTVDTEWLDDFEFDYVEIKLSEGNKTKTIKVKKIISSDYRFTHVEYVISKNKFNLRVVGSDENVPLHFRRRIIEESEEIRDRMNELVNITTLSVYRIKKDYDHSRRERQESKSATPVDHILQDLIQRLTTYQLELSDKARAVSSALQRKVLTSLLYTDDSDQKSGFSLDFDKKDEKRKLLSAYRQLGVLDAKVRVDINNHVEKVAESVEKMRHAIDNSQKDEPIDFDFSPLERIKQTSNVVRMSLDAEKEEKEIFKQRDDFLKILKAFITDKNFEFRNGHLTVNKNGNVPIPKLSSGEKQLIILFAEALLQRQAPYIFIADEPELSLHVSWQREILPAIKQLNPNAQLIVATHSPEVAGKYSDKLIDMEDLHK, from the coding sequence GTGTTTAAAATTAAATATATAAAAATATCAGGTTTCTGGGGTGAGCATACTATAGAAACCAATTTCTATAATTCTGTAAATGTGATTATTGGTAGAAACGGAACTGGTAAGACAACATTTATGAGCATTCTTCATGCAGTTTTAACAGTTGATACTGAATGGTTAGATGATTTTGAGTTTGATTATGTTGAAATTAAACTTAGTGAAGGAAATAAGACTAAGACAATTAAAGTTAAAAAAATCATCTCAAGTGATTATAGGTTTACACATGTTGAATATGTGATATCTAAAAATAAGTTCAATTTGAGGGTTGTAGGTTCTGATGAAAATGTTCCTTTACACTTCAGAAGACGAATCATTGAAGAGTCCGAAGAAATTCGAGATAGAATGAATGAATTAGTAAACATTACCACTCTTTCTGTATATCGCATTAAAAAAGATTATGATCATAGCCGTAGAGAAAGGCAAGAATCCAAAAGTGCGACACCTGTAGATCATATACTCCAAGATTTAATACAAAGATTAACCACTTATCAACTTGAGTTATCAGATAAAGCAAGAGCTGTTTCATCAGCTCTTCAAAGGAAAGTGCTTACATCACTTTTATATACCGATGATAGCGATCAAAAATCTGGATTTAGTTTAGATTTTGATAAAAAAGATGAAAAAAGAAAATTACTTTCGGCATACCGTCAACTTGGTGTATTAGACGCTAAGGTACGTGTCGATATAAATAACCATGTTGAAAAAGTTGCTGAAAGTGTTGAAAAAATGAGACACGCAATAGATAACTCTCAAAAAGATGAACCTATTGATTTTGATTTCAGTCCCTTAGAAAGGATAAAACAAACAAGCAATGTAGTTAGGATGTCTTTAGATGCGGAAAAAGAAGAAAAAGAAATATTTAAACAACGCGATGATTTCCTAAAAATACTAAAAGCATTTATTACGGATAAAAACTTTGAGTTTCGTAATGGGCATTTAACTGTTAATAAAAATGGAAACGTTCCAATTCCAAAGCTTTCATCAGGTGAGAAGCAGCTTATTATTTTGTTTGCTGAAGCTCTACTCCAACGTCAAGCACCTTATATATTTATAGCTGATGAGCCTGAATTATCTTTGCATGTGTCTTGGCAAAGAGAAATATTACCGGCGATAAAACAACTAAATCCTAATGCGCAACTAATTGTTGCAACGCACTCACCTGAAGTTGCTGGTAAATACTCAGATAAACTCATTGATATGGAGGATCTCCATAAATGA
- a CDS encoding LPP20 family lipoprotein: protein MMIRNIFAAAAATMLVACASNQPAPQPVASCVFADGSGQAAPEWVCGAPVNGIDLSAVGYADKSGAGPNFMKQMAATAARVELAQTMKVEVQNMIKQFAETTGAGDSETVDRVNTSVTKQITKETLVGSKIFRQMPTPSGGMVVLVGLDADTVTKLSEQALKTSMKNERALWQKFQAEKSFDELASEIANME from the coding sequence ATGATGATTCGTAATATTTTTGCAGCTGCTGCAGCCACCATGCTGGTAGCTTGCGCATCTAACCAACCAGCACCTCAGCCAGTCGCCAGCTGCGTGTTCGCTGACGGTTCTGGTCAGGCAGCGCCTGAATGGGTATGTGGCGCTCCGGTTAACGGCATTGATCTGTCTGCTGTTGGCTACGCCGACAAATCTGGCGCAGGCCCTAACTTCATGAAACAAATGGCTGCAACTGCCGCTCGTGTTGAACTGGCGCAGACCATGAAAGTTGAAGTTCAGAATATGATCAAACAGTTTGCCGAAACTACCGGCGCAGGCGACAGCGAAACGGTTGACCGTGTAAACACCTCTGTTACGAAGCAGATCACTAAAGAAACTCTGGTTGGTTCTAAAATCTTCCGTCAGATGCCAACCCCAAGCGGTGGCATGGTGGTGCTGGTTGGTTTAGATGCTGACACCGTTACCAAACTGTCTGAGCAAGCGCTGAAAACTTCTATGAAGAACGAGCGCGCTCTGTGGCAAAAATTCCAGGCGGAGAAGTCTTTCGACGAATTGGCTTCTGAAATTGCCAACATGGAATAA
- the hslV gene encoding ATP-dependent protease subunit HslV, whose protein sequence is MTTIVSVRRGDEVVIGGDGQVSLGNTVMKGNARKVRRLYNGQVIGGFAGGTADAFTLFEKFEAQLQKHNGQLTRAAVELAKEWRSDRALRKLEAILAVADHTASLIITGNGDVLQPEEDLIGVGSGGNYALASARALLENTELSARDIVEKSLKIASDICVFTNVNHTIESLSATDVAGDKS, encoded by the coding sequence ATGACAACAATTGTATCCGTGCGCCGTGGTGATGAAGTGGTCATTGGCGGCGATGGCCAGGTGTCTCTGGGCAATACCGTAATGAAGGGAAATGCCCGTAAAGTTCGCCGTTTATACAACGGCCAGGTAATTGGTGGTTTTGCCGGTGGAACGGCAGACGCATTTACATTATTCGAAAAATTTGAAGCTCAGCTGCAAAAGCATAACGGTCAGCTGACCCGTGCAGCCGTTGAGCTGGCGAAAGAGTGGCGCTCTGATCGTGCGTTGCGCAAGCTCGAGGCCATTCTGGCTGTGGCTGATCACACCGCCTCGCTGATCATCACCGGTAATGGCGATGTGCTGCAGCCGGAGGAGGATCTCATTGGTGTTGGTTCCGGGGGTAATTATGCGCTTGCTTCAGCCCGTGCATTGCTTGAGAACACCGAGCTGAGCGCCCGCGATATTGTTGAAAAAAGCCTTAAGATTGCCAGCGATATCTGTGTGTTTACCAACGTCAACCACACCATTGAAAGTTTAAGCGCTACCGATGTGGCGGGAGATAAATCATGA
- the rlmB gene encoding 23S rRNA (guanosine(2251)-2'-O)-methyltransferase RlmB, whose protein sequence is MKLEAVYGLHAVTTLLQRSADQVVEIWVMKGRQDKRMQRVLELAEEQGLLVREADKGLMNQKVDGNHQGIIALRKPVQGMSEKQLPDVLDNIEGHPFILILDGVTDPHNLGACIRTADAAGVHLVIAPKDKSAPLNATAAKVACGAAETVPYIQVTNLARTMKELQERGIWIGGTAGEAEQNIYQQNMTGPLALVMGAEGPGMRRLTREHCDFLVNIPMAGEVSSVNVSVATGICLFEAVRQRGSL, encoded by the coding sequence ATGAAATTAGAAGCCGTTTATGGCTTACACGCCGTCACCACTTTATTACAACGCAGCGCCGATCAGGTGGTGGAAATCTGGGTGATGAAAGGCCGTCAGGACAAACGTATGCAACGCGTACTGGAACTGGCGGAAGAACAAGGTTTACTGGTTCGGGAAGCCGATAAAGGCTTAATGAACCAGAAAGTGGATGGCAACCACCAGGGCATTATTGCCCTGCGTAAACCGGTACAGGGCATGAGCGAAAAACAGCTGCCCGACGTATTGGACAATATCGAAGGTCATCCGTTTATTCTGATTCTGGATGGTGTGACAGACCCCCATAATCTGGGTGCCTGTATCCGTACAGCCGATGCAGCCGGCGTGCATCTGGTGATTGCTCCTAAAGATAAATCTGCGCCGCTAAATGCAACAGCCGCTAAAGTCGCCTGTGGCGCGGCAGAAACCGTTCCTTATATTCAGGTAACTAATCTGGCTCGTACCATGAAAGAACTGCAGGAGCGCGGTATCTGGATTGGTGGTACCGCCGGCGAGGCTGAGCAGAATATTTATCAGCAAAATATGACTGGCCCTCTGGCGCTGGTGATGGGTGCTGAAGGCCCGGGTATGCGTCGTTTAACGCGCGAGCATTGTGATTTCCTGGTGAATATCCCAATGGCGGGTGAAGTCAGCTCGGTGAACGTTTCTGTTGCCACCGGTATTTGCTTATTTGAAGCGGTACGCCAACGCGGCTCGCTGTGA
- a CDS encoding DUF4435 domain-containing protein — MSAVEYSGDAVNVLNKFHRCEKLVYVEGDDDVLFWEVIFNYFDFTNFKIEVKDGSSELDKYTKRLVDENLNIIIARDSDYKSLTGKLPEHERLITTYGYSIENTLYISEAVTEITKLWIKDNDLELSEFREWIDALTDNLKELIYFDVTNDCYELYIEVIGDNCSRYMKSQSCANIDSNKISKHHTQLQRHFCESQINHVVELINDSGRSLWEIIRGHFLQSAILKYISSQITRKGLSSKLSHDALYTNAIQELKNTFNDSHRHFNHYSMSIRQLKNAA, encoded by the coding sequence ATGAGCGCCGTAGAATATTCAGGAGATGCAGTAAATGTATTAAACAAATTTCACCGATGTGAGAAATTAGTTTATGTTGAAGGGGATGATGATGTCCTTTTTTGGGAAGTTATATTTAATTATTTTGATTTTACAAACTTTAAGATCGAAGTTAAAGATGGCTCTAGTGAGCTAGACAAATATACTAAACGATTAGTTGATGAAAATTTAAATATTATTATAGCTAGAGATTCTGATTATAAGTCTCTCACAGGAAAACTGCCTGAACATGAACGGCTTATCACAACTTATGGTTACTCCATTGAAAATACTCTTTATATCTCGGAGGCGGTTACAGAAATTACAAAGCTTTGGATCAAAGACAATGATCTTGAATTATCAGAGTTCAGAGAGTGGATAGATGCATTAACAGATAATTTGAAAGAATTAATTTACTTTGATGTAACAAATGATTGCTATGAACTTTATATAGAAGTAATTGGTGATAATTGTTCTCGATATATGAAGTCTCAATCCTGCGCTAATATAGATTCCAATAAAATTAGCAAACATCATACTCAGTTACAGCGTCATTTTTGTGAAAGTCAAATCAATCATGTTGTAGAGTTAATAAATGATTCAGGAAGATCGCTATGGGAAATTATTAGAGGGCACTTTTTACAGTCTGCAATTTTAAAATATATCAGCAGTCAAATTACCAGAAAAGGTCTTAGTTCTAAGTTATCTCACGACGCACTTTACACTAACGCAATACAAGAGTTGAAAAATACTTTTAATGACAGTCATAGACATTTTAATCACTATAGCATGTCAATAAGACAGCTTAAAAATGCAGCTTAA
- a CDS encoding SDR family oxidoreductase has product MARILVVGAGDIGGHLAGDLAQSGHQVYGVRRSNKAIADGVELVRADVADPESLLDLPTDIDVVVYSVASPVFSKEGYHTYYYKGLRNVLRAVRPMKPKRIVFVSSSSVYHQMDGEWVDEHSETTPSSFAGKEMLAAEQALLRDKLPGTVVRLTGVYGPGRNRMIEQAKQGGHCDPEPPVWTNRIHRDDCVGVLKILVEKALSDEPLEDVYLASDDEPATLFDVLEWMKDRIGDVEDDHDLPEATRRANRRCSNKRIKDLGYRLKYPNFRIGYDQQLADIGLV; this is encoded by the coding sequence ATGGCTCGGATTCTGGTTGTAGGTGCGGGTGATATCGGGGGGCATCTTGCCGGGGACTTAGCTCAGTCTGGTCATCAGGTTTACGGTGTGCGTCGTTCGAATAAAGCCATCGCTGATGGCGTGGAACTGGTCAGAGCGGATGTTGCTGATCCGGAAAGTTTGCTCGACTTACCGACCGATATCGATGTGGTGGTATACAGCGTCGCATCCCCAGTGTTCTCCAAAGAGGGTTATCACACGTACTATTACAAAGGCTTGCGCAATGTACTGCGGGCCGTGCGGCCGATGAAGCCAAAACGGATTGTGTTTGTCTCCAGTTCCAGCGTTTATCATCAGATGGATGGTGAATGGGTAGACGAACATTCTGAAACCACACCATCGAGCTTTGCCGGTAAAGAAATGCTGGCCGCCGAACAGGCCCTGTTGAGAGACAAGCTGCCGGGCACCGTTGTTCGTCTGACCGGTGTCTATGGTCCTGGTCGTAACCGCATGATCGAACAGGCGAAGCAGGGTGGGCACTGCGACCCCGAACCACCGGTCTGGACCAATCGTATTCATCGCGATGACTGTGTTGGCGTGCTGAAAATCCTGGTCGAAAAGGCACTCAGCGATGAGCCGCTGGAGGATGTGTATCTGGCCAGCGACGATGAACCCGCCACTCTGTTTGATGTGCTTGAGTGGATGAAAGATCGGATTGGCGATGTTGAAGACGACCACGATCTGCCAGAGGCAACGCGCCGGGCCAATCGTCGGTGTTCTAATAAACGGATTAAAGACCTGGGTTATCGTTTGAAATACCCCAATTTCCGCATTGGCTATGATCAGCAACTGGCAGATATTGGCCTGGTGTAA